The following proteins come from a genomic window of Shewanella halifaxensis HAW-EB4:
- the ssnA gene encoding putative aminohydrolase SsnA: MMLLKNATAVQFEPCFVKEGVDILIEGSIIKAVGTNLQAKYPDAQVTDMKGKLVMPGVVCSHNHFYSGLSRGVMADIKPSPDFISILKNLWWRLDKVLDEEAIYYSGLICSLEAIKSGCSSVIDHHASPNYIAGSLKTLRSGFIKAGLRGMTCYETTDRNGGVKEMSAGVEENIAFAQLIDAAKAKGDEPYLVEAHIGAHAPFTVTNDGLSMLAEGVKATGRGLHIHVAEDKYDVTHSHHHYDQDIVARLDKYGLINNKTLLAHGLFLSDRDIEILNARGGFLAHNARSNMNNNVGYNNKLSKFDNVVLGTDGIGADMFEELKFAFFKHRDSGGPLWPDSFLRHLWNGNQILANNFDAQFGRLEAGYKADLTILDYTSPTPLVADNFPGHIAFGINAGNVNSVMVEGRFVYQDRAFPFDVAPIYAEARKVAQRIWTNMDKLD; the protein is encoded by the coding sequence ATGATGTTATTAAAAAATGCAACCGCAGTTCAGTTTGAGCCTTGCTTCGTTAAAGAGGGGGTCGATATCTTGATTGAGGGGAGTATCATCAAGGCTGTTGGCACTAACCTACAAGCTAAGTACCCAGATGCTCAAGTCACCGATATGAAAGGCAAGTTAGTGATGCCGGGTGTTGTTTGCTCCCATAATCATTTTTATTCGGGTTTATCTCGTGGAGTGATGGCAGATATTAAGCCAAGTCCTGACTTTATCTCTATCTTGAAGAACTTGTGGTGGCGTCTTGATAAGGTGCTTGATGAGGAAGCGATCTATTACAGTGGTCTAATTTGCTCGCTTGAAGCGATTAAAAGTGGTTGCTCTAGTGTTATCGATCATCACGCTTCACCTAACTATATTGCAGGCTCTCTTAAGACCTTGCGCAGCGGTTTCATTAAGGCTGGACTGCGGGGCATGACCTGCTACGAAACCACAGATAGAAACGGTGGCGTAAAAGAGATGAGTGCCGGGGTTGAGGAGAATATCGCCTTTGCTCAGCTGATTGATGCAGCAAAAGCAAAGGGTGATGAGCCCTATCTCGTTGAAGCCCATATTGGTGCCCATGCACCTTTTACGGTAACAAATGATGGTTTATCTATGCTTGCTGAGGGAGTTAAAGCCACGGGGCGCGGACTGCATATCCATGTTGCGGAAGACAAGTATGATGTGACTCATAGTCATCATCATTACGATCAAGATATCGTCGCACGCTTGGACAAATATGGCCTGATCAATAACAAAACCTTATTGGCTCACGGTTTATTCTTGTCCGATAGAGATATTGAGATCTTAAACGCTAGAGGCGGTTTCCTAGCCCATAACGCTCGCTCAAATATGAATAATAATGTTGGTTATAACAACAAGTTGAGCAAGTTTGACAATGTGGTGCTGGGCACAGATGGCATAGGTGCTGACATGTTTGAAGAGCTTAAGTTTGCTTTCTTCAAGCACAGAGATAGCGGCGGTCCACTATGGCCTGATAGCTTCCTGCGCCACCTGTGGAATGGTAATCAGATATTAGCCAATAACTTTGACGCTCAATTTGGTCGACTCGAAGCTGGGTATAAGGCTGATTTGACTATATTGGATTACACCAGTCCAACACCATTAGTTGCCGATAACTTCCCAGGGCATATCGCCTTTGGTATCAATGCCGGCAATGTGAACTCTGTGATGGTTGAGGGACGGTTTGTGTATCAAGACCGCGCCTTCCCATTCGATGTGGCGCCTATTTATGCCGAAGCACGAAAGGTCGCTCAACGGATCTGGACGAATATGGACAAACTTGATTAG